A window of Theileria parva strain Muguga chromosome 4 map unlocalized ctg_529, whole genome shotgun sequence genomic DNA:
TAATGTGATTTTCCCTGAAATTACTTATAGAATATTAAAAGGCTACCTGTTCCATCCTGGAGCTgattaaatattttctCTATCTCTTTCGAGTTGTATCGAGTGTGTATTCTAGAAACTATAAGGGTTTTAAAGTCAGTTGGAGTTAGCGTGTCATTTTCATCCTTTCCAACCTCTTTAAATAACTCCTTTATCTAAATTCAATATATCTCAAGATAACTAACATTTTCTGAGGATGGGTTAAGCCTAAGAGCCTTAAAAGCCGCTTGACATTCaaaaaaatcaattttattatcattattcttgtcaaataatgaaaaagCTTCCTCCACCTCCGCTTCTAGAGCTCTATTCATAATATTCTTGCGCAGTTTGTTCACATCTCCTGGGCTAAACTCTTGATCTGAATCTTCAAATTCAGGATCATTCACGTAATCAACAAGTGTACTGGCGGTTGATGAGATTTCATTACTCAGAGACTGTAATTCGTATTCCATTTTGAAAACTCACGTAATAAAAGTGTAATGAAAAAACGaaaattgtgttaaaatgAGGGAAATAGAATTCTATTACGAAAATCAACAAatgtttataaaaattagcGAAAATAAGGGACACATAAAAAATATCGACTAACACATTATGGTGTTGAATGAAAAAAGAAAAAGTGGTAAGTTAAAATCACGTAAAACAAATGATTATGAAAACggggtaaaaattaaaaaactaaaaatataattttaagaaaatatctttaaaaataaaacaacaaaattttaaaaaaatcaaagATTTcagtgtataatatttcaaaaCCTATAATTCAGGTAGAAGACtaagaaataaattaaaggTAGGGATTGTGGATGAATATAAAGtagaataatttgaaaagtGTATGACAatgtatagtaaagtagaTGTGGTTAAGAAAcacaaatgttaaaatagGGAATTTCAAGTATAATATCACTTCATAATTGGTGTAAAAcgattaataaaaaatgtaagaATATAAGAAGTGATTTTCCTGTTCTATTTAGAGCTGCTTTAGTTTATACCTCATACCCCCATTTAAGGGGTTATGGCGAAGGTTATATTGTATCATTAATTGATAATTGACACATTTATCacttaattaaattaattatatgttatttattatttcaaacTACACTTTTTAGGATTCCCTTCTTATAGTAGATTGTCTTGATAAAATATGGTAcggttttatttttagattcttCCATACACAACTAACCCTTATCTCACTAATTCCatcatattatttattcataaatattgcttaaatataattcttTTAGGGTCGTGGTCCCAAGAAACATATGAAGCGTATTAACGCTCCGTCCCACTGGATGTTGGACAAGCTTACGGGAAGGTATGCCCCGAAGGCTTCCCCCGGCCCACATAAATCGCGAGAATGTTTACCTCTTCTAGTTTTACTTAGAAATCGTCTGAAATATGCCCTTACCTACGATgaagtaaaattaatagtaaaGCAGAGGCTGGTAAAGGTTGACGGGAAGGTCAGGACTGATATCACATACCCAACTGGATTTATGGATGTTGTCTCCCTCGATAAGACGAATGAGAAGTTTAGAATGCTTTATGACACTAAGGGTCGCTTCTGTCCTCACAAAATCACTGACGAGGAGGCCACATACAAGCTTTGTAGAGTAAAGAAGACTTTTCTGGGTCCAAAGGAGGTTAATCTGGCTGTAACCCACGACGGAAGGACCTTTAGGTGTGTCCACCCCGAGGTAAAGGCTGGAGACTCCCTGAGAGTTGAAGTTTCCACTGGAAAAGTCCTGGAATTTCTTAAATTTGAGCCTGGAAACTTAGTGATGATAACTGGTGGTCACAACGTAGGCAGAGTTGGCACTGTAGTTAGTAAGGAGAAACACCCAGGAAGCTTTGACCTCGTTCACGTCAAGGACTCCCAGGACAATACCTTCTCAACAAGAAGCTCAAATGTGTTTGTAATTGGCGTTGGGACCAAGAGCTACGTCTCACTTCCTTACGAAAGGGGTTTGAGAAAAACCATAATTGAACAGAGGAACGAGAGACTTGCAAAGTCATTACGccactaatttactatactgtACTATATATGTATTCTAGATAAATACTGATTGTGTTACAAAATTATAGTTCTACATGGACAGTCCCTGGAGTTTCCATGGGCACTTCAAAGGTTAGCCCGTAATCGGCAGGATGCTCAAGAACCTCCTGGAAATCAGTAACAGAAGATCTAGAAAGCTCATCTGAGTGTTTTTTCCATAATTCACGAGTTAAATCTAAGGAAATTTAAGataaaaaagaataaatCTTACTGGAAGAGCCGACGATTGAAGTGACATCGTCGTACATAGTGAAGCTATCAAACTCTTCCTCCTCCTTATAAACATCCTCAAGTTCATTTCTGGTCAAATAACCATCTCCGTTCTTGTCAAACTGCTTAAAGTCGTTCGAAGATTGAACTTCATCCTCACCGTCCTCTAATTTCAAAGTCAAAAACTTTTACTTACCATTTCGGTATTTTTTGTACTCTTCATAAGAAATCCTACCATCATGATCAGAATCGTGGGCCTAAGAAAGTTATTTGTATAAacttaataaatttataggCAAACCTCAAGAACATCATCCACTTCCAATTTTAAAAGCTCAGGACTCCTGGAAGGGTTAATAAGGTCACCGAGTTCGGCAAGATCAAGAAAGCCGTCCTTGTTCTTATCAGCCACCTTGAATCTCCTTACTAAAGGTTCTTTGTTATTTAAAGCATCCTCTTCTCCAACCTCGCTCGAGAAGGCTGCTAATAACTCATCTAAACTCACGTTTCCGTCCTTGTCCTTATCTATTGTTTCCATTTCATTGGCCAGCTGCCTATCCGATATGACTTTGCTCAACTTTGAACTGAAAGAGTCCAATTCAGACTTACTCAGAACTCCATCAGAATtcaaatcaattttatcaaacaaCTGTAGCATATGGTGTGTATAATCGACCTTGCTTTTACCGTTTTCGTCCAAAACGTCGGATTTTAAGTCATTTTCAAAGGTGACAGAGCACcaacatttaaaaaaaatatatatagaAATAactaaagttaattttaactccatttaaataaaattataagtAAGCGAACAAGTTTTTTACAAACACCACCCACACATCAAGTTGCTAGGAATCAACACCAAAAATCATACATGAGGttacaaaaaaattaaaaataatttaaagatcTGGATTCTATGTATAATCTGTTAAATATACTAGAAAGATAgaaattatgtaaatgatgtgtaaaatttaaagtgCGAaacattatatataatgtttaatattgGTTTTGAAATCCATGATAGTGTCCAATAAGGCACGCTTAATGGTTTCCCCAAACCatggttaaaatttgtCCCATTTCCTGGCCAAATTGTGGCCAGAATACCGAATCCTAGTGTCGTTATATCCAActgataatttataaaacataaaattaccaTTATTATCTCCACAATCCATCCTTATATGATCATTCAGTATTAACGTATCTTCTTACATCAACATTCAGATCCCTCACTATACTTTGATCCCCTCGTGTAAATGTCTCTATTGCCCAAAAAAGAATTGGATTTCTGATTTCCCTTGTAGGAACAAAATCTGGAGGTACCAATCCATATCTAATTCTTGCTTCATTGTAACCAACCCCCGTTTTCTTGATTATTAAACGtaaaatttcaattattattgtatgAACTGCGATTAATCCGCTACTTTGTCTATTATTAACTACGTAATTTGTTACTGCCATATAACTAAATGATTCCATTATGCTGTTGCAAAGGACCAGCAAAACAGCCATTATCATAACTAAGAATATTTTGCCAACTATcattctaaaaattaacacttCTGTATGAATTGCCATTAATGATAACAAAAATGCCATGACTTGaggaataattaatatccAAAATAATTCGTATTGCCATGTCCACGACTTAAAACCACTCACAAAATACTCAGTTAGAAATACTGTTAATGAACCACAAACTCTAAATGGAACAACAATCAAGTTTACAACTATAGCCCTGTCATAATCTAATACTGCATAAGGAATCACATGTGGATATAGAAATTCGAATACAAGCAACGTTGATAAAGTCATAATAATTGGGGAACTCATTATTACCAAGAGACTAAAATATCCATGTTGAAGTTCTTCATACTGTAATTTTCTTACCaaacttattttatcatttttctttatttttttaattttatcttgAGGAATTTTATTCATCATTTGTTcaaataatgtattaaaattttgtatttcAGCTAGAATTGCATCAGctatatttattatttggtCCCTTCGCTCCTTTACTTCCCCTTGCGATTTTTTTGGTTTGCTAATTATGTATTCCATGAGTTCATCTAACAACAAAGTGAATTTAACTCTAACTTCATCAAGTTTTAGATCTTGACGAATTCTTTCATTTTCCATAATTTCAATCACTTCCTCAATGGTGTTAAAGACAGTTTCTAGTTCTCTGAATCCCGTATGGGCGTTATTTATTTCTTCTAGAactttttttaataaattatcaattccAGAAGGTACTTTTAGCTTTTCCATTTTTTctctattatttataaagtCTTGGGAGGCTTCCTTGATGAATGTTTTCATTTTTTCTCTTTTATCTGCATCATCTATAATTAACTCGTATAATTTTTgatcaaatttatctatCGAACTTAATTTCGGAACTGTTTTTTTAGCTTCTGTTTTTAAGCCCTTATTAGTTGTGTTTTTTTCTTCTAATTCTTTAAGTTCAAGCAACAGCCCTTCTAGTTGCCTAAAGAATGATCTTATACTTTTTTCTGCttttttaaatgataagAATGTTTCAACAGATTCGTTTAACGTGGAAATAAAAGAATTTATATTTGAACAAAACTCATTAAAAGAATCTATCAagatattgattttaattcCGTATGATAGATTAGATTCATATCCTTTGAATTctaaaaaaaatatataataagacCAGAGAAATAGTGAAACTACTGTTAAAACAAcagaaattataaattgaatTTGAATGATTTTCAATGATTGGTCCTTATAAATCACATCCAATATGGTCTGAATTATGGTAACAACTACACAGGACATATCGTTGGATAGTCTGATAAATGTCATGTGCTGGGGAGCAAGAGAGATGATTGAACTATAAACATGACCAAAAACAAGGGCATCCATATTTGAATAAAGGTAAAGGATGAAACCTAGGTCATCTGGTATTAACATATCATAAGCCATTAGTATTCTTTCAATTGACATGATTGTTAATCCTcctaaagttaaaaaacgATCGCCTAAACCAAGCACAAGCATACTAAATTCTTTTGATGCAAATCCCAGGAAAGTAAAAACAACTCTATATGTGTTCAATTTGCTAAGAAAATGTCCAACATTTTCttgattaatatttaatccGACTTGAAAATGGCTTGATAATGCTTTGACTTGTTCCTggtgtaaattaatacttATTATAACTATTGAGAGTATTAATTTTCCTATAAGTTCGTTCCTTCTTAATTCTTTTGTATTTTCTGAATCGTCTGATTCTGATAATTGTTCCCCCGTCATATTGGTGATGTCCTGTGCCTTATAAACGATGTCGTGAATAATCTGCAATCACATGTGTAGTAGGGATGAATCATAAAAATGCAACACAAactcaaatttttatcaaataatgataaatttaatatataaaatcaTGAATTTATGTAGAATACGTTTATTAAGTTGATCGTTATTTTGTGATTATCGAATTAATCACATTTCACTGCGAATTTTTAGATCCCGAATGGGGAAATAATAACGAAGAATTTATGTTTAGACAGTTATCTTTGTTACAATTCTGACAGGTAAATACTTTCATCATATTAAGTAAAACTCATTTAGAACACCTATTGGTATTCGTGTATGAACTGAGTTATCTATaactattaataattattaaaaaaggGGTATAAGTAATATTACCTATTGATGAgatatgaaaatttaaaatatactcagtacaacaatattatattgtataatattttgatCATTAATCATTTCATTTCTAGTGATTTAACAAGTGAATACATGTTTATAATCAACAGTAATTATAAATCAACATGTCACATAACAAATTTGATTAACCtagtatataaaatgtttatttgcataaaattattgaaaatgatTTGTCAATTGATAAGAATAGTTATAAACAGTTTTTTAGAGGTGAATTGTTTACGGATTCGAATTCCTTCCATAAATTGTACAAGTACATGGTGAACAGCCCGTCGGAATTTTCATAGTAAGAAGTCTCTTACAACTCCTCAGAGTAAGAAGCATCTTCTTGCTCAGTGTCTTTGTGTTGTTGTGAGTAGAGCTTGGCAACAACTGGACTGCACACGGACTCGAGGTGTGAGAGTTTATCCTTATACTCCTGAGCTTCTTCGTCAGGATGTGATCCCATCCAGTTACTGGCGTCATCAAGCTCCTCCTTAAGCTTAGATACTTCAGATTTCGAAAGCTTTGATGACACTGAGTCCTCCTTCAAGGTGCGCCTCATGCTGTCGATGTAGTTTTCCAAAGACTGCTTGGACATGATTTTGTCCGCCACCTGCTTGTCCTTCTCTGCGTTCTCTTCTGCATCTCTGACCATACGCTCAATTTCCTCCTGACTCAATCTTCCGCTCTTTGGTTCAATCACCAAGTTCTTTGTGTTTCCACTTCCCTTTTCTTGGGCTGTAACGGAGAGGATGCCGTTGGTATCAATGTTGAAGGTGACTTCAATTTGGGGCACTCCTTTTGGAGCTGGTGGGATTCCAGTAAGGTCAAATTTACCTAAACAATGcattaacaaatatttggAAAGGatgttaaatgtgtatggGGCGTGGCCTTAATAGTGCAGTGGTGTAGTAACAAACCTAGTGGCACATTATCCTTAGTTAGAGGTCTTTCGCCCTGAAACACATTGATTGTAACGACAGTCTGGTTATCAGAGTATGTACTGAAGACTTGTGACTTGTTTGCTGGGATCATAGTATTCCTCTCAATAATCTTGCTCATAACTCCTCCAACAGTTTCAATACctacaaatttattgtaaacaactgtataataattaagtatattttGATGAATAAAAAGTTACCAAGTGACAGAGGACAAACGTccaatagtaataaatcTTGGGATGATTCACCTGTTAAGATACCACCTTGCATGGCGGCACCGTAGGCAACGGCTTCATCTGCATTAATGCTAACGTCGGGCTCCTTGTTAAAGTAGTCCTTGATCATTTCCCTGACCTTTGGAATCCTGGTTGAGCCACCGACCAGAACAATCTGGTTAATATCAGATTTTGTCATTTTGGCCTCCTTGAGGACGGACTTGACAGTGTCCATGGTCTTGTCAAACAGGTCCTCGTTAAGAGCCTCGAACTTGGCACGAGTTAAGGTCTCGCTAAAGTCCTTGCCTTCCAAAAGGTCCTCAATCTCAACTGTGACTTCAGTCTTGGTTGAGAGTTGCCTCTTAGCGGCTTCGACTTCCTTTCTAAGCTTCTGGAGGGCTCTCTTGTCATCCCTGATATTGAGGCCGGTTTTCTGCTTGAAGAGCTTAATGAAGTGGTCCATGACTCTGCGGTCAAAGTCTTCTCCTCCCAAGTGTGTGTCTCCGCCCGTCGCAATGACTTCAAAGACACCGCTGTCGAGGCTCAAAAGTGATACGTCGAAGGTACCACCTCCGAGGTCGTAGACTAGGATGTTACTCTCCTCGTTGGTCTTGTCAATACCGTAGGCTATTGCTGCTGCTGTTGGCTCATTAATGATCCTGATGACATCTAGGCCTGCAATTGTTCCTGCGTCCTTCGTGGACTGCCTCTGAGAGTCGTTGAAGTAGGCTGGGACTGTGATAATTGCCTTCTTGACCTCCTTGCCTAAATAGGCCTCTGCCAGTGATTTCATACGTGACAACACCATCGCGCTAATTTCCTCAGGTGCATACTCCTTCACCTCAGTATCGTTTACACGAACATAGGGCCTGTTCTTCTTATTAATGATTGTGTAAGGAAGGTTCTTCATGTCGTTTTGGACGTCTGGGTCGTGGAACTCACGTCCTATTAAACGTTTTACGTCAAACACTGTCTTCTCGGCGTGAACAGTAGCCTCATTTTTGGCAGCCATTCctatatacataatacaCCACTACactataatttaatataaatgttATACGGTTACACTAATAGTGTATTAAATAGATTTTGTAATAGTTACCGATTTTATGATGGCCATCAACGAATGATACGTATGAGGGAGTGATTCTGTCTCCGTTTTCGTCTGCGATGATCTCTACGCGACCATTCTTATACACGCCCACGCAACTGAAGGTGGTACCCAAGTCGATACCGATAACTGGGCCCTCgactaaaaaataattaggGTGACATTTTGAAAAAACTTACTTCTTCCGGTGGTTTCGGGTTTACATGAGGTAAGTTTAACAAAAAGAAGGAAAATGACGAATGAGACAAAGCTCTGTCTCATCTTGAAAGAgatattcattttattatacgatatattaaaaaacgACAAAAGAAGAGTACAAGTCTTTagtaatattgttaatatataatCCGAAGTTTGTTAAGTTTTAGATCTAGGGTTTCAAATTTCTGATAGATATTGTAGAATATGATGGGAACAAATACATatcttaaaatatattatggaaactaataaatcgtattttaaatagacacgatttttttaatattacaatgagctctaaaaataatataaaatgcAGAATCGGATGTGATCGTTGGTGTACTATGTTAATCACTATATCCCCACCAATGAAAAATTACTCTCGAGCTACAATTTCGCCTTTAACCCCCAAATCTTGTACACATCTATCCACTTACATTATGTGGACCTCAAAAACATCATcttcttttattttacccctGAAATTAACTTCTCATCTCAACGGTGTATAATTCCGCAGCAGATACTATTTAGAAGTTTGGTTACTCCTCATAACAACCACTTTTTCTTAATAAACACACAATTTTTTcacttttattaattatatttttactttttcACAACACAAATGGACCAAATACTTACTTATCTATCTAACAAGTTATGTATGCCGTGAAAgaaatttttcaaaaattaaagctTTTTTGCGCACGGTTCGTACTCTTTAAAGTGACtacaacattttaaaagttCAGACGATTTATCCTTTTCATTTGACTCCAGATTCTCGGTTAAAAAGGTTTCGTAGTAGTTCCTCAAGCAGTTTGAAAGATCCTCCTCGACTTTTGAACACCAGACTTCCTTGTCTTCATCTTTTACAGAATTATCAGTCTTTTCTGGTTCAGCTTTCTTTACCTCTTTCCCCTTTTCATACGAGTTTGTGTTGGATGTTGAGTAGTCGTTTACAAACTCAGTTGATAGAACTATCTTGTGATTTTCCATCATCATAACTAAAGATGgttcttaaaattattaatttgaattCATTTCCAGAATACTAAAGTATCAAACTTGTTACTATTTTAACGTTTTATTTTGGAAAGAATCTTTGAGATTAATTATATCATGTTAAAATGattgtttaattattt
This region includes:
- the Hspa5 gene encoding 78 kDa glucose-regulated protein (Tp29) — translated: MNISFKMRQSFVSFVIFLLFVKLTSCKPETTGRIEGPVIGIDLGTTFSCVGVYKNGRVEIIADENGDRITPSYVSFVDGHHKIGMAAKNEATVHAEKTVFDVKRLIGREFHDPDVQNDMKNLPYTIINKKNRPYVRVNDTEVKEYAPEEISAMVLSRMKSLAEAYLGKEVKKAIITVPAYFNDSQRQSTKDAGTIAGLDVIRIINEPTAAAIAYGIDKTNEESNILVYDLGGGTFDVSLLSLDSGVFEVIATGGDTHLGGEDFDRRVMDHFIKLFKQKTGLNIRDDKRALQKLRKEVEAAKRQLSTKTEVTVEIEDLLEGKDFSETLTRAKFEALNEDLFDKTMDTVKSVLKEAKMTKSDINQIVLVGGSTRIPKVREMIKDYFNKEPDVSINADEAVAYGAAMQGGILTGESSQDLLLLDVCPLSLGIETVGGVMSKIIERNTMIPANKSQVFSTYSDNQTVVTINVFQGERPLTKDNVPLGKFDLTGIPPAPKGVPQIEVTFNIDTNGILSVTAQEKGSGNTKNLVIEPKSGRLSQEEIERMVRDAEENAEKDKQVADKIMSKQSLENYIDSMRRTLKEDSVSSKLSKSEVSKLKEELDDASNWMGSHPDEEAQEYKDKLSHLESVCSPVVAKLYSQQHKDTEQEDASYSEEL
- a CDS encoding putative integral membrane protein, producing the protein MTGEQLSESDDSENTKELRRNELIGKLILSIVIISINLHQEQVKALSSHFQVGLNINQENVGHFLSKLNTYRVVFTFLGFASKEFSMLVLGLGDRFLTLGGLTIMSIERILMAYDMLIPDDLGFILYLYSNMDALVFGHVYSSIISLAPQHMTFIRLSNDMSCVVVTIIQTILDVIYKDQSLKIIQIQFIISVVLTVVSLFLWSYYIFFLEFKGYESNLSYGIKINILIDSFNEFCSNINSFISTLNESVETFLSFKKAEKSIRSFFRQLEGLLLELKELEEKNTTNKGLKTEAKKTVPKLSSIDKFDQKLYELIIDDADKREKMKTFIKEASQDFINNREKMEKLKVPSGIDNLLKKVLEEINNAHTGFRELETVFNTIEEVIEIMENERIRQDLKLDEVRVKFTLLLDELMEYIISKPKKSQGEVKERRDQIINIADAILAEIQNFNTLFEQMMNKIPQDKIKKIKKNDKISLVRKLQYEELQHGYFSLLVIMSSPIIMTLSTLLVFEFLYPHVIPYAVLDYDRAIVVNLIVVPFRVCGSLTVFLTEYFVSGFKSWTWQYELFWILIIPQVMAFLLSLMAIHTEVLIFRMIVGKIFLVMIMAVLLVLCNSIMESFSYMAVTNYVVNNRQSSGLIAVHTIIIEILRLIIKKTGVGYNEARIRYGLVPPDFVPTREIRNPILFWAIETFTRGDQSIVRDLNVDVRRYVNTE
- the RpS4 gene encoding 40S ribosomal protein S4 codes for the protein MGRGPKKHMKRINAPSHWMLDKLTGRYAPKASPGPHKSRECLPLLVLLRNRLKYALTYDEVKLIVKQRLVKVDGKVRTDITYPTGFMDVVSLDKTNEKFRMLYDTKGRFCPHKITDEEATYKLCRVKKTFLGPKEVNLAVTHDGRTFRCVHPEVKAGDSLRVEVSTGKVLEFLKFEPGNLVMITGGHNVGRVGTVVSKEKHPGSFDLVHVKDSQDNTFSTRSSNVFVIGVGTKSYVSLPYERGLRKTIIEQRNERLAKSLRH
- the CML6 gene encoding EF-hand domain pair family protein, which encodes MELKLTLVISIYIFFKCWCSVTFENDLKSDVLDENGKSKVDYTHHMLQLFDKIDLNSDGVLSKSELDSFSSKLSKVISDRQLANEMETIDKDKDGNVSLDELLAAFSSEVGEEDALNNKEPLVRRFKVADKNKDGFLDLAELGDLINPSRSPELLKLEVDDVLEAHDSDHDGRISYEEYKKYRNEDGEDEVQSSNDFKQFDKNGDGYLTRNELEDVYKEEEEFDSFTMYDDVTSIVGSSNLTRELWKKHSDELSRSSVTDFQEVLEHPADYGLTFEVPMETPGTVHVEL
- the CAL gene encoding Caltractin, producing MEYELQSLSNEISSTASTLVDYVNDPEFEDSDQEFSPGDVNKLRKNIMNRALEAEVEEAFSLFDKNNDNKIDFFECQAAFKALRLNPSSENIKELFKEVGKDENDTLTPTDFKTLIVSRIHTRYNSKEIEKIFNQLQDGTGKITLESLKSAVNDIGADISENELSLMISEASSNGTYIPYEDFANLLKRSWTGDPFDLIFDSEFEP